One Acidobacteriota bacterium DNA window includes the following coding sequences:
- a CDS encoding M6 family metalloprotease domain-containing protein: MTRSFKPRAIAALAAALFISGILPVLALEPPTKEQIARYKLDGTLPARIARAKALGNNKIPQQVRERLNAKLARLAGGRGAAAAVPAAGSVLAPPPAWRGMPTTGTVKILALLISFSDYAGTTPVATFESRLFGSGSGSAPFDSLKNFYQRSSYDQLTITGDVLGWYQTTYARSTVAETDAGRQNLIEEALNYYEAQGHDFSQYDNDGDGTIDYFCVFWAGPHEDWAEFWWGYYTWFGDSAYRLDGKRLTNYSWQWELYDYPSGSFSPSTIVHETGHALGAPDLYDYDDAVGPRGGVGGLDIMDGTGDHNCFTKFMFDWLTPTVVSSGSQTVTLRASGLYPDAALFMPGATGGIYGEYFMVQNRDRAGNDTNLFTGSDGLVIWHIDSRLNSYNTDFLYDNSYAAHKLVRLMEADGLEEIETWASSADAGDYYKAGMTFGPLTAPNSSRYDGAATSMVVSGITGTTTPMSAIISGSDAPPTASITNLAAGATVYGTVGVEVTADDDHGIERVELYGDSTLVQTLTSAPYSFSLDTTQFSNGALTVRAVAYDGLGLTGSASVNVILANIFPPVNLKASRMINRSLLLREYVNVLTWADNSRNSGVTKYRIYRITEGGRSLVAEVTKAAGNTVYRYLHRRIDRAQAYTYEVVAVGASDREGIAARVTAR; encoded by the coding sequence ATGACCAGATCATTCAAGCCGCGCGCCATCGCCGCGCTGGCCGCCGCGTTGTTCATATCGGGTATCCTGCCGGTCCTGGCGCTCGAGCCGCCGACCAAGGAGCAGATCGCGCGCTACAAGCTGGACGGCACGCTGCCGGCGCGGATCGCCCGGGCCAAGGCCCTCGGCAACAACAAGATACCCCAGCAGGTCCGGGAGCGGCTGAACGCCAAGCTGGCCCGGCTGGCGGGCGGCCGGGGCGCCGCCGCGGCCGTTCCCGCCGCTGGCTCCGTTCTCGCCCCGCCCCCGGCCTGGCGGGGCATGCCGACGACGGGGACGGTCAAGATCCTGGCCCTGCTCATCTCCTTTTCTGATTATGCGGGGACGACCCCCGTCGCCACCTTCGAGTCGCGGCTGTTCGGGTCAGGCTCCGGGAGCGCGCCCTTCGACAGCCTGAAGAACTTCTACCAGCGCTCCTCGTACGACCAGCTGACCATCACGGGCGACGTCCTCGGCTGGTACCAGACCACCTACGCCCGGAGCACCGTCGCCGAGACCGATGCCGGGCGGCAGAACTTGATCGAGGAAGCCCTGAACTACTACGAGGCCCAGGGCCACGACTTCTCGCAGTACGATAACGACGGCGACGGCACCATCGATTATTTCTGCGTCTTCTGGGCCGGCCCGCACGAGGATTGGGCCGAGTTCTGGTGGGGCTACTACACCTGGTTCGGCGACTCGGCCTACCGCCTCGACGGCAAGCGGCTGACGAACTACTCCTGGCAGTGGGAGCTGTACGACTATCCGAGCGGCTCGTTCAGCCCGTCCACGATCGTCCACGAGACGGGCCACGCCCTGGGCGCCCCGGACCTCTACGACTATGACGACGCCGTCGGCCCGCGCGGCGGCGTCGGCGGCCTGGACATCATGGACGGCACGGGCGACCACAACTGCTTCACCAAGTTCATGTTCGACTGGCTCACGCCGACCGTCGTCTCGTCCGGGTCGCAGACGGTCACACTGCGGGCCTCGGGGCTCTATCCCGACGCCGCCCTGTTCATGCCCGGGGCCACGGGCGGCATCTACGGCGAATACTTCATGGTCCAGAACCGGGACCGCGCCGGCAACGACACGAACCTCTTCACCGGCTCGGACGGCCTCGTCATCTGGCACATCGATTCCCGCCTGAACTCCTATAACACCGACTTCCTCTACGACAATTCCTACGCGGCGCACAAGCTCGTCCGCCTGATGGAGGCCGACGGCCTCGAGGAGATCGAGACCTGGGCGTCTTCCGCTGACGCCGGGGATTATTACAAGGCCGGCATGACCTTCGGCCCGCTGACCGCGCCGAACTCGTCGCGCTACGACGGCGCCGCGACGTCGATGGTCGTCTCGGGCATCACGGGGACGACGACGCCGATGAGCGCGATCATCAGCGGCAGCGACGCCCCGCCGACGGCGTCCATCACCAACCTGGCGGCGGGGGCGACCGTTTACGGGACGGTCGGAGTCGAGGTGACGGCGGACGACGACCACGGCATCGAGCGGGTCGAGCTCTACGGCGACTCCACTCTGGTCCAGACGCTGACCTCGGCGCCGTACTCTTTCTCCCTCGATACGACCCAGTTCTCGAACGGGGCGCTGACGGTCCGGGCCGTGGCCTACGACGGGCTCGGCCTGACCGGGAGCGCGAGCGTCAACGTGATCCTGGCCAACATCTTCCCCCCGGTCAACCTCAAGGCCTCGCGGATGATCAACCGCAGCCTTCTGCTGCGGGAATACGTCAACGTGCTGACCTGGGCGGACAACTCCAGGAATTCGGGCGTGACGAAATACCGGATCTACCGGATCACGGAAGGGGGGCGGTCCCTCGTCGCCGAGGTGACCAAGGCCGCGGGCAACACCGTCTACCGCTACCTCCACCGCAGGATCGACCGCGCGCAGGCCTACACCTACGAGGTGGTTGCGGTCGGGGCCTC
- a CDS encoding aldo/keto reductase produces MNYKFLGKTGVKVSTIAYGTMSFGGDADEAGAKALFEACRAAGVNHFDCADMYGAGRAEEILGRLVKDCREEVLITSKAYFATSKDVNAMGASRRHIQYAVEASLRRLQTDRIDIYYVHRFDDRTPLEETLRALDDLVRAGKAVYLGASNFAAWQVAKALGISAREGLAPFACIQPMYNLVKRQAESEILPLALSEGLGVFPYSPLGGGLLSGKYGAGRRPETGRLVSNKIYATRYGEALNYEVADRFAAFARERGFHPASLAVAWAASHPAVTAPLVGARDTAQLAPLLAAADIPMTPELRAEISALSPEPAPATDRSEERTGVNFGVR; encoded by the coding sequence ATGAACTACAAATTCCTGGGCAAGACGGGGGTCAAGGTCTCGACGATCGCCTACGGGACGATGTCCTTCGGCGGCGACGCCGACGAGGCCGGGGCAAAGGCCCTGTTCGAGGCCTGCCGGGCCGCCGGGGTCAACCATTTCGACTGCGCCGATATGTACGGCGCGGGCCGGGCCGAGGAGATCCTGGGCCGGCTGGTCAAGGACTGCCGCGAAGAGGTGCTCATCACCAGCAAGGCCTACTTCGCGACCTCGAAGGACGTCAACGCCATGGGCGCCTCGCGCCGCCATATCCAGTACGCCGTCGAGGCCAGCCTGCGCCGGCTCCAGACGGACCGCATCGACATCTACTATGTCCACCGCTTCGACGACCGGACGCCGCTCGAGGAGACGCTGCGGGCCCTCGACGACCTCGTCCGGGCCGGGAAGGCGGTCTATCTCGGGGCCAGCAACTTCGCCGCCTGGCAGGTCGCCAAGGCCCTGGGCATCTCGGCCAGGGAGGGCTTGGCGCCGTTCGCCTGCATCCAGCCGATGTACAACCTGGTCAAGCGCCAGGCCGAGTCCGAGATCCTGCCCCTGGCCCTGTCCGAGGGGCTCGGCGTCTTTCCCTACAGCCCGCTCGGCGGCGGCCTGCTCAGCGGCAAGTACGGCGCCGGCCGCAGACCCGAGACGGGGCGGCTTGTCTCCAACAAGATCTACGCCACCCGCTACGGCGAGGCCCTGAACTACGAGGTGGCCGATCGCTTCGCGGCCTTCGCCCGGGAGCGCGGCTTCCACCCGGCTTCCCTGGCGGTGGCCTGGGCGGCTTCCCATCCCGCGGTCACGGCCCCGCTCGTCGGCGCCCGTGATACGGCCCAGCTGGCGCCCCTGCTGGCCGCCGCCGACATCCCGATGACCCCGGAGCTGAGGGCCGAGATCTCCGCCCTGTCGCCCGAGCCGGCCCCGGCCACGGACCGCAGCGAGGAGCGGACGGGCGTCAACTTCGGCGTCCGCTGA